The region ccaactggGGTGAcctgagggaaggaggaaggaagatgGAGCCAAAGAATGTTTACATTCCCTTATCACTGTATGATTGACTAGGAAAGTCAGGCAGGCAAAGGTACTTCCAATTGCTCAGCATATAAGAATCTCCACATTTTCCTCTGTGCACTTTCCTCTGTGCACAACAGTCCAGCACTGTGAAAGGGACTCATCTGACTTGTCTTTGCTCTTCAGCATCTCTGGCGTCACCTAGCTGTTCCTTGTTCTGTGCTTCATTTGACTCACTCACTGGCTGCCCTTTTCAGAACTTAGAAGTGCAAGCAAATTAGTTTGTGGTCATGCTGCTCAGTAAGTAATCTGTGTCACTGGCTGCCCGTTTCACAATGTAGCTTTCACAACGTTTTCACAACATAGCTTTCCAGAAGGGTAAGCAAATTAGTTTGTGGTCATGCTGCTCTGTAAGTAATCTATGTCAACATGGGTGACAAATATGGGCAATGTAGACTAATGTATCTATTCTTCTTTTTCTCAGTTCAGTTCAGACTTTGCCCTGCCTCATGCAATGTTGAAAAATTCCAAATCAAAGTATGCATGAAATGGGCTACAGTGAGCTTTGATCCATTATGCTTGGGCTTTGGTTGGCAATTATATTTATTGGATGGGATCTAATGAAagttaggtcacaatcctaactggtctactcagaagtcagtcctattttgttcaatagagcttactcacaggaaagtgtggttagaattgtagccttagtaaTGCAACTATTATTTCTGGAAGTTAAGTTGTTTATTGCTAACctatctcattgatttcagtggcagtTCCTAGCTCATTTTCTTAGGATACTGCCACTTTATAATTCTTTATTAAAATATTGGTtttcctttattaaaaaaaacaacaacaaaaaaaccagggACTGATCACCAGGCAcagccttccctcccttcctATTTTGCTGCTGTGTGCATGAGGTTCTTTTCAATTTTGATAGTTtaatacagtgtttcccaaactgcagattgggacccaccagtgggtcacgatctgatatttggtgggtcatgaaaacgACAAACTgcaagctaacaaggaaaatgtattgagctctatgtaAACTGAAACAGAGAGGCACATGGTCATTTACTCATAAGTGAGTGAATGTGCCTTGgttcacttcaaagggcaggctgaggggaatgcaccagaatggtcctgatctaatgaacatTGAGTTCTACAAATGCTCCagttgtcgtcgtcgtcgtcccccataGTTATAATGGATGAAAGCAGAGACCTGAAACTGTTCTTACTttcataaagctagatgggtcacAGATAgagtctcatttttaaaagtggttctggtgttaaattttagggaaccactggtttaatagATGTTAACACATAGataaaataaaatgggggggggggagaggataattggcaattattttaattttaacagTGAGGTTGAAAATTTCAGAAAATGAGGGGTACTGTTGCTCCTCTCTTTTGTGATTTGCAGCATAGGTGTATATATATTATCTGAAATTTCTATTGGAAATATTGTTTAATACCTTTGCATTTTttgttatctatctatctatctatctatctatctatctatctatctatctatctatctatctatctatctatctatctatctatctatcaaaaacaaaattcacaaagcaTGGAAAtgcaaataaatggttccctgtctcaaaaaTACCCACAATTTAAACAGGTTAATATATATTCACCTTATGAATTTTTGTGTGCTGAATACACTTTGTGAGATATTTAACTTGTTCTATATTAAACTGTAATGGGTGGGGGAGCCTGAATTTGATGGATTGAATAAGGTCACAAGGGGAAAAATTGCTCTCAGGCTTAAATTGTATGCACACTCACCTAAGAATAATTTCTGttgaactcaatagaacttacAGAACAACCctatgggcagggtgaccagatacaatggaggacagagtgcctgcacCTTTAACCATGGTAAAGAAGGGGGGATTTTGCAGcataacatggaagggttttaaaagctgcacctgccaaaactgcCTCTTCTTTACCAtgtttaaaggtacaggcactctgtcttccattgtatctggtcaccctgtcctatGGGTATCTACTCCAAAGTatgacccattgtgttcaatgtgattatgggcccaatcctatccaaatttccagcatcagtgcagaggcaatgcagttctgagacagtggaacagatgttcctttaccttgtggtggcctccataactaccctctcaccataggatacagggcacaccccattggcatggctgcaccagaattggaaagttggctaggacttggttcttactcccaggaaagtgtgtataggattgccctgtGAGGTCATACATGCATAGTATTGTACTGGGAGTGGGATCCAATCCCAGTACATAGGATCAGACTGGGGAGTGAATCCAACTGCAAACATTTGGAATTGCTTCtgagtttgcttctgagtaagcacattTAAGACACTATTGTTTCCTGTGTAGGACTAAATGAAAAAAATTCCATACAAACTGCACAGTTTGGATGCAACAGCTGCATGCATTACAGATAGGACCAGGATGTGAACTGTTCCCTGAATCAGTAGAAATTAAAAATCTAAAGATAAAGTTTTACCTTTGCTACACTTCTTTCCAACAATTTGAGACAAATTTGCAGCCAGTTATTACTAAACTTATCCATTTTTAAaacctttcttttcctttcaatcACAAAACGTAGGAACATCAGGACCTCAATTCTACTGCATTGGGGTTTGCTATGGCGTTATTCATTTGTGAAAATTACAAGTTTGTCCTTGACAAATTGTTTGCTGCTACAGTTAAGACTTGATTGCTTTTGTAATTCCTAATTTAAACTAGGAAGTCAAACATTGGCTTGATGAAGTTTAAACTGGGCCGTACTGGTAATGAAATCAGGAACTTCCTCTCAATCTTCCCATCGGTGAATGGGTGGGGTGTATTTTGCAGGGGCTGACTGGTACAGGGAGTTCAGGGGGACTGTTTGGTGAGATGGTCTCACCAAGCAGTGGGACTCTGTTTTAGTACCACTCATGTTCTCATGTCTCCCTCATCTCTTGTGGGCTCCAGAAATTCATTCAGATATGATTATTCTTCCCTAGCCTTTGTCAGGGTTTTGTGAACTTCTGCAATCAAAACGTTGCACCTTCAAGGAATGTGGAATTTGATTTATCTATGAAGCATGCACATGCAACTATACTTTGAAAACACCTTACAGCTTTGCAGCGACAGAATGCTATTTCAAATGCACGAGAACAGGACACAAGTGTTTATCCTAGTAGGCTTTCCTGGAGGGCTTGCAATGCAGATGTCACTATTTACAATCTTCTTGATTTTATATTTATTGACAGTAACAGAGAATGTGGTCATCATTCTTCTAATCCGACTGAACAGCAAACTTCATAAGCCAATGTACCTCTTTCTGGGTAACCTTTCTTTCCTGGAGATCTGGTACATCACTGCCACTATCCCTAAGATGCTGGCTGGCTTTGCAACAAaggagagagagatttctttcAAAGGTTGCATGGCCCAGCTGTACTTCTTCCTAGCCCTGGCATGCACTGAGTGTGTCCTTCTAGCTGtgatggcctatgatcgctatgtTGCCATCTGCAACCCCTTACGCTATCCAGTCATTATGAGCCAAGACCTCTGTATCCGCTTAGCAATGGGCTCCTGGATGAGTGGCTTTCTCATAGCCTCAGCAAAGATCTTCTTCATCTCACGCCTGAGCTATTGTGAGCCTAACTCAATCAACCACGTCTTCTGCGATGTCTCCCCACTTCTCAACTTGGCCTGCACTGATATGTCAATGACTGAGCTCATTGACTTCCTTCTTGCCTTACTCATTCTTGTTATTCCACTCAGTGTGACCATTGCCTCTTATATCTGCATCATCTCCACGGTCCTTCGCATCCCTTCAACCAAAGGAAAGCAGAAGGCCTTTTCCACCTGTGCCTCACACCTGATGGTAGTAACTATTTTCTATGCTGCCTCCCTTTATATCTATGCCCGGCCAAAAGCTCTTGCCTCATTTAACTCAAACAAGCTGGTGTCTGTTATTTACATAGTTGTAACACCACTTCTTAATCCAGTCATCTACTGCCTGAGGAATCAGGAATTTAAGGATGCCCTCCGAAGCAGCACAAGGGCCTTTTGCTAGACTGTAACAGCAAATACTATGTATggttactcagaagaaagtcccactatgttctAGGAAATGCTTACTCCCATGTTAGGGTCCAATTCtccccagcccctaggggatttggcccttagtatgtataggtttgtagc is a window of Tiliqua scincoides isolate rTilSci1 chromosome 5, rTilSci1.hap2, whole genome shotgun sequence DNA encoding:
- the LOC136652629 gene encoding olfactory receptor 6B1-like, whose amino-acid sequence is MHENRTQVFILVGFPGGLAMQMSLFTIFLILYLLTVTENVVIILLIRLNSKLHKPMYLFLGNLSFLEIWYITATIPKMLAGFATKEREISFKGCMAQLYFFLALACTECVLLAVMAYDRYVAICNPLRYPVIMSQDLCIRLAMGSWMSGFLIASAKIFFISRLSYCEPNSINHVFCDVSPLLNLACTDMSMTELIDFLLALLILVIPLSVTIASYICIISTVLRIPSTKGKQKAFSTCASHLMVVTIFYAASLYIYARPKALASFNSNKLVSVIYIVVTPLLNPVIYCLRNQEFKDALRSSTRAFC